One part of the Amphiura filiformis chromosome 5, Afil_fr2py, whole genome shotgun sequence genome encodes these proteins:
- the LOC140152919 gene encoding uncharacterized protein: protein MLKFVVLFAVLSVSIQAKAFYPFLGGQHRIANRDTSSGQQYRPARFRPRNQVENNSSPEEAPQAGPNVGNQAGAGAAPQTGTTMAPGGGGTTAPAGGSTMAPGGGGGGGGGDSSGSSESSEEEAPDATDAPDATSPGPIGGAAETTAGDSSGDVTNAPVQPQENPQDPGDTSTPQDPGMAIPLKLGKDKSEQKQARVKQARQSSLTFAGTTLLLVAGVAATSTVAYKYKDAIKARVGL, encoded by the exons ATGCTGAAGTTTGTCGTTTTATTTGCTGTACTCTCCG TGAGTATCCAAGCCAAAGCCTTCTACCCATTCCTTGGCGGACAACATCGGATAGCGAACCGTGACACATCTAGTGGACAACAATATCGGCCAGCAAGATTTCGGCCACGAAACCAAGTTGAAAACAATTCTAGTCCAGAAGAAGCTCCCCAGGCTGGCCCCAATGTAGGCAACCAAGCTGGTGCTGGAGCCGCCCCACAAACAGGAACAACAATGGCACCAGGTGGAGGAGGAACAACGGCACCAGCTGGAGGATCAACAATGGCACCGGGTGGAggcggaggaggaggaggaggagatagTAGTGGCAGCAGTGAGAGCAGTGAAGAAGAAGCTCCAGACGCTACCGATGCTCCAGACGCTACGTCTCCAGGACCAATCGGAGGAGCAGCAGAAACAACAGCCGGGGACAGTAGCGGCGATGTTACAAATGCACCAGTACAACCACAGGAAAATCCCCAAGATCCAGGAGACACAAGCACACCACAGGACCCTGGCATGGCCATCCCATTAAAGCTAGGAAAAGACAAGTCAGAGCAAAAACAAGCTAGAGTAAAACAAGCAAGACAGTCAAGCCTGACATTCGCTGGTACAACATTGCTTTTAGTTGCTGGAGTTGCAGCCACTTCAACTGTTGCATACAAATACAAAGACGCTATCAAAGCAAGGGTGGGACTTTAA